The following proteins are co-located in the Schistocerca nitens isolate TAMUIC-IGC-003100 chromosome 2, iqSchNite1.1, whole genome shotgun sequence genome:
- the LOC126235315 gene encoding uncharacterized protein LOC126235315, which yields MDSENNDNSVSNSSEDVLTEEQRQFIEMCETEFSNRFTETDEEYCKVQQTRMSPPIVDPWYNKPRRNYDWPAREGSGHRRNPSWRSERWQSQGGYQHPRQDHYYDRRHRPY from the coding sequence atggattcagaaaataatgATAATAGTGTTAGCAATTCATCAGAAGATGTGTTGACAGAGGAGCAGAGACAGTTTATTGAAATGTGTGAGACAGAATTCTCAAATAGATTTACAGAAACTGATGAAGAATATTGTAAAGTACAACAGACAAGAATGTCACCTCCAATAGTTGATCCGTGGTATAACAAACCTAGGCGTAATTATGACTGGCCTGCTCGAGAAGGAAGTGGACATCGCAGGAATCCATCGTGGCGTAGTGAGAGATGGCAATCTCAAGGTGGTTACCAGCATCCTAGACAGGATCACTATTATGACAGAAGACATAGGCCTTATTga